CGGCGAAAGCGCTCGAATGGGACGCATCGTTCAAAAATATGAATGATCCGTCCGGCCGCGCCGTTTCGGGCGTACATGATGAAGCGTATTCAAAATAACGGACATAAAATACACTAATATAAAAAATGCAGAGAAAAAGGCTGCCGGTTTCTTGCCGGCAGCCTTTCGTTTTTGCCGAATCCGTTCGGGCGTGTTTGTTCTGAAACTCCGGCACATACGAAACGCTGCAGCCGGTGCCGCGGTTCAGTACCAGACGGCCGCGCGTACCGGATAATTTCTTCGGACATCTTGACATTTTCTGATTTTCTGTTATTCTTTATATACACATTTATGACAAATTGATATGTTTTGTCATTTTGACTGTACGCACGGGAGGTACAATGGCTGTCGTTATACGCGGAACCGGAAACGCGGTTCCCATGAAAAAACTTCCGAACGAAGCGCTCGATCCTGCTCTTGAAACGTCCGACGAATGGATCCGCTCTCACACCGGAATCGGAAGCCGGTACGTCGCCGCGCCTGATGAAACTACTTCTCTGCTCGGTTCCATGGCGTGCAAAAAAGCGTTGGAGCACGCGAAGGTTCCGGTTAAACCGGATCAGATCGATTTGATTATCTGCGCGACCGCGACGCCCGATTTTCACGGGTTCCCGTCTACGGCGTGTCTGATACAGACCAAACTCGGCGCAGCGAAGGCCGCCGCGTTCGACGTGTCGGCCGCGTGTTCCGGGTTCATTTACGCGCTTGAAACCGCCGCCGGGCTGCTTGAACGCCACGGCTGGAAGTATGCGCTCGTGTGCGGAGCGGAAACGCTCAGCCGCATCCTCGACTGGAACGACCGTTCGACTTGCGTTCTGTTCGGCGACGGCGCGGGCGCGGTACTGGTCGAAAACACCGATTATAATCAGAAAGAAAAAGGTATCGGTTCGGTCGTGCTCGGTGCCGACGGCACGGGCGGCGGAGAATTGTATATCGACGAATCGAATCACATCAAAATGAACGGACGGGCGGTGTACAATTTCGCCGTGCGCGTGCTGAGTGAAACGGTAGAAACGCTCATGCAGAAAGAATGGCTTACCATCGACGATGTGGATTTGATCGTGTGTCATCAGGCTAACAGCCGGATTCTTGAAGCGGCCGCAAAACGGCTGAAAATAGATCCTGCAAAAATAGTGAACAATATGGAAGATTACGGAAATACCTCCGCGGCTTCGATCCCGATTACGCTGGCTGATCTTGCGGCTCAGGGACGGCTCAAGGAAGGTATGGTGATTATTTCTGCCGGCTTCGGTGCCGGTCTTACATGGGGAGGCTGTGTAATACGATGGTAAAAAAATACGCGTTTTTGTTTCCCGGACAGGGAGCTCAAGCTCAGGGCATGATGAAGGACGTGTGCGAAGCGTTTCCCGCTGCCCGCAAATGTGTGGATGCAATTTCCGAAATTGCAGGCGAAGATATTACGAAACTGCTGTGGGATACCGAAGCGTCCGTGCTGTCCCGCAGCGACCGCAGTCAGCTTGCGATTACCGCGGCGTCGTTGGCGGTTTTTTCGGCGCTGAAATCGAAAGGTATCGAGCCTTCCGTTTGTGCCGGTTTCAGTTTGGGTGAATTTCCGGCGCTCTGTGCCAGCGGCGTGCTGTCGTTTGACGATACGATTCGCGTGGTAAAAAAACGCGGCGAAATCATGCAGAAAGTCTGCGAAGCTATTGCCGCCCGCAATGCGGGCAACGCGCCGGGGATGGCCGCCATTATCGGGCTGCCTCCTGAAAAGGTTCTTGAAATTGCGAAAGCGAGCGGCGAAGTATACGGTGCGAACATGAACAGCGCACGTCAAACCGTCGTGTCGGGAACGGCCGCGGGACTTACGAAAGCCGAAGAATTGTGCAAAGAAGCCGGAGCGCGCCGCTTTGTCCGCCTTGCCGTTGCCGGTCCGTTCCATTGCCCGCTGATGCAGGAAGCCGCGGATGAATTTGAAAAAGCGATCGCGGCGGTAACGTTCAAAGATCCGGACGTACCGCTGCTTTCAAACGTATCCGGTGCGTTGGCGGTGAGCGGAGCTGAAATCAAAAAATCCGCCGTGCTGCATTTGACGCATCCGGTGTTGTGGACGTCGGAAGAAGCCGTTTTGGGTAAAATGATTACCGGCGAAACCGACGGGGGAAACGCCGAATGGGCGCTGCTTGAAGCGGGACCCGGAAAGGTGCTGTCTGGACTGTGGCGCGACACCGAATTCGGTGAAAAATGGGCGGCCGTTCCGGTAAACACGGCCGACGCAATAAACGCACTGTAATTTAGGAGAACGTATGAAGCGTCCGGCTCGGATAGCTCCGTTCATTTCAAGGAGAACGTATGTTGTTACAAGGTAAAAAAGCGCTGGTGACCGGCTCGTCGCGCGGCATCGGAAAAGAAATAGCGAGACGTTTTTTGGAAGAAGGCGCGGAAGTATGGGGTTTGTGTTCCAAACCGTCTGCAGCCCGCGCGGAACTTGAAGCGTACGCGGCGGAAAAAGGTTCCGCGTTTCATGAAATCTGCGCCGACGCGGGCAACGCTGAAAATCTTTCGGAAACGGTCAAGGCGGCGCTCGCCGACGCGGGTTGCTTCGATATTCTGGTAAACAACGCGGGAATTACCCGCGACGGACTGTCGTTCCGCATGAGTATGGACGACTGGCAGAAAGTACTGGACGTGAATCTGACGGGCGTGTTCATCGTGTCGCAGCTGGTTTCTTCGGCAATGATACGGAAACGCTCGGGTTCGATCATCAATATGACGAGCATCGTCGGACTGCACGGTCAGGGCGGCCAGGTGAACTATTCGGCGAGCAAAGCCGGACTGATCGGTTTGACGAAAAGCCTTGCGAAAGAGTGCGGCGGCCGCGGCGTGCGCGTGAACGCGATCGCTCCGGGGTTTATCGACACCGACATGACGCGCGCCGTTAACGAAGAAGCGCGCAAAGTGTGGCTCGAAGGCATACCGCTCAAGCGCGCCGGACAGGTTTCCGATATCGCGAACGCGGCGGTGTTTTTGGCGTCCGATATGTCCTCGTATATCACCGCGCAGGTCTTGGGCGTAGACGGGGGAATGGGCGCGTAGATACGCACACGCGGGTTGTGCACCTGCAGGAAATTTTCTGTTTTACAGATTAAATAGGGAAAAAGGAGTTAAACGATATGAGACGGGTTGTTGTCACCGGATTGGGGGCGGTTACGCCGCTTGGAAATAACGTTGCCGATACGTGGGCGGGTATCCGCGCCGGAAAAAGCGGAATCGGCGCCATCACTCATTTTGACACGGTAAACTCCGCGGTTAAAATTGCGGGTGAAGTAAAAGATTTTGATACGTCTGAATTTATCGATCGGAAAGAAGCGCGCAAAATGGCGCGTTTTACCCAATACGCGGTGATTGCGGCCGGACAGGCACTCAAAGACGCCGGTTTGCTTGAAGCAGACGCGCTTGAACCGCACAATACCGGCGTGTTCGTCGGTAACGGTATCGGCGGTTTTGAAGTGTTTGAAGAATCGTGCGGAAAATACTTTAAATCGGAAGGAACCCGCGTTCCTCCGCTGACCATTCCGATGCTTATTCCGAACGAAGCTGCCGGCAATATTTGTATGCGCTACGGTATCAAAGGCCCCGCGCCGACGATTGCGACCGCGTGTGCGTCGGGAACTGACGCGCTCGGACTGGCGCTCGACAGTATCAGAAGCGGCCGCGTGGACGTCTGTCTTGCAGGCGGTACGGAAGGCGCGGTTACGGGATTCGGCATCGCGTCGTTCGCCGTTTTGCAGACGTTGGCGAGTTCGTTCAACGATTGCCCCGAAAAGGCGAGCCGCCCGTTCGACGTAAAACGGGAAGGTTTCGTTATGGGCGAGGGATCGGCGATGCTGCTGCTTGAAGAATACGAACACGCCAAAAAACGCGGCGCGACGATTTACGCCGAATTTGCCGGATACGGCGGTTCGTCCGACGCATATCATATCACCAGTCCCGATCCGTCGGGCGACGGCGGTGCGGCGGCGATGACGGCGGCACTCAAAGATGCGGGCGTGAATCCCGAAGACGTGCAGTATTACAACGCGCACGGAACGTCTACGCCGATCAACGATCCGGCGGAAACCGCGATGATCAAAAAAGCGTTCGGCGATCACGCGTATAAAATGAAGATTTCTTCGACGAAGAGTATGACCGGTCATTGTTTGGGTGCCGCCGGAGCGATTGAAGCGCTGATCTGCATCAAGGCGATAAACGACGGTTTTTATCCGCCGACGATCAATCTTGAACAGCCCGACCTCGAACACGGCTGCGATTTGGATTACGTTCCGAATAAAGGCGTGGAAGGATCGATTACCTGCGCTGCGTCCGGTTCGCTCGGCTTCGGCGGACACAACGGCGTCGTCGTGTTCAAAAAAGTTTAAAACTGAAGGAATGCTCTATGAGTTTGACAAAAGATTTGGAAAGTTTGCTGCCGCACCGCAGCCCATTTCTGTTCGTGGATGAAATTATCAGCGCGGATGAAAAAGGCAGTGTGGCGGTCAGAACTTTTACCGATGAAGATTTCTTTTTTAAGGGACATTTTCCCGAATATCCGGTGGTGCCCGGCGTTATCCTGATAGAAACGATGGCACAAGCCGGCGGCGCGGCATTGAGCTTTCAGAAAGTGTTTGCAGAAGGTTCGCTGTTCTTTTTGGGAACGGTCGACAAGGTAAAGTTCCGCAGCCAAGTTCGCCCCGGCGATACGGTTCGCATGGAAATCACGAATCTGCGCGTTTCTCCCAGAATGATCAAACAGGCCGGAAAAGCGTACGTCGGCGACACCCTCGCTGCCGAAGCGGAATGGATGTGTTTAGTCGGTTCTGCCAACTAAACGCTCCGCAAGCAAGACGCGCAGCGTCTTGCTTCGTGCCGCAATCCGGCAAGGTGCGTGTTTCCCGCTTAGCGTGAGCGTTTTTTCGTCCAATTTTTACAAAAAACATTGATTCTTTTCAGAAAAGTCATCCGATAAAACTAATCCGAAGCAAATTCGCTTCATTTTCTCCCATAATATATATGCCGAATGAGCGGCGCGGCAGCGCATTGTATACGGCGCGTCGTATACGCTGAAGCGCGGGTTACCGGATACGCAGCCAGTCGCTGAGCCGCAGCCCACACCACCAGCAACCGGCGCCGCCGTCTTTGGCCAACGCGCGTCGTATACGCTGAAGCGCGGGTTACCGGATATGCGGCTAGTCGCTGAGCCGCAGCCCGCACCACCAGCAACCGGCGCCGCCGTCTTTGGCCAACGCGCGTCGTATACGATAAGCCCGCGCCGCCGTCTTTGGCCAACGCTGCCCGGTTGCCAGAACTCGCGGATTAGTCGCTAAGCGGCGCTGGCGCTTTCGGCCAACGCGGCCGGTTGCCAGAACTGCCGCCACCCACCGGCGGCAACCGGCACCGTCCGCTCGGAGCGTCATATACAGGAGAGACCATGAACGCAGATTTTCCCCGCTGGGAAGACGTTACCATCACGAACGACTTCTTCTTCGCCTACTCGATGCTTCACGACACCGAACTGTGCCGCCTCCTTCTGCGCACCCTGCTCAAGCTGGACGCAAAAGAAATCACCTACGTCAACACTCAGGAAACCCTCGCCGCCGCCCCCGGCTCCAAAAGCGTCCGCCTCGACGTGCTGCTCGAAACCACGAACGAGATCGTCAACGTCGAGATGCAGACGACCTCCGAGCCGAACCTGTTCAAGCGGATCCGCTATTATCAAAGCTCCATCGACATCGGCACCGCACAGCGCGGCGTTGATTACGACGACCTGAAAAAGCTGTACGTCTTGTTCATCTGCACGAAGGATCCGTTCGGCGAGGGTCTGCCGCGCTACACGCTCAGGACCGTCTGCGACGAGCACACTGCGCTCGACGTCCGGGACGAACGGTTTGCCGTCGTCTATAATGCCTCAGCGTATGAAAACGAACTTGATTCTGAAACGGCGGCCATGTTACACTACATAGCGGAAGGCGGAACGGACACGGAGACGGCGAAGAGCTTTGCCGAGCGGGTGTTCAAGCTGAAAACCGACGGTGCCGCCAAGGGGGTGTTCATGAAGTACGAGATAGAAATCAAACGCATCCGTAAGGAAGGCTTTGCCGAGGGTCTTACAGAAGGCGAATCCCTCGGTTTTGCAGCGGGCCGTAATGAGGGCATTGCTGAAGGTGAAACACGCGGCATGGAAAAAGGCCGAATCACCGGTATTGCGGAAGGTCGCACACAAGGTAAATCCGAAGAAAAATACGCTACGGCCGGCAATCTTCTTTCTATGGGAGTGCTTACGCCGGAGCAGATTGCCGCCGCAACGGAATTACCGCTGAAAACCGTGCAGGAACTCGCTTCTGCAAAGAACGAAGCGTTGTAAGATTGCAGCGTTTTCGATAAGGGAGGCGGTGTGGACGGCGTGCGGTATGCGCGTTCAGACGGGCTCGGATAGTGACGAACGCTGGGCTGCGGCTCTCAGTCGTTCCGTTTGCTTCTTTAAAATGCGTATTGACCTCCGTTCCGTTCGTTGCGGCAACGGCGGCTGCAGGAGTGCGTTCCGTTTACTTTTTTAAGCCTTGACAGGGAACTGTTCTGGATTGTATCATTAAAACATGATTGTAGATGAACTTTGTTTAAAAATATATCAGAATGCGTTTGCGCTCGCATCGGATGAAGGGATTATGGTTGCTTTTATCAATATCGTAGCGCCGCCGTCTTTGCCGTTTGGGGAGGATTCTCTGCGGACTGCGTTTCGGAAAACCGTCTGGAACACGCCGCTGTCGAACACCGATTTGGAAATTGCACGATCGGCCGAGCTCCGTTCGGGGGAAATGCGGCTTGATTCCATCGTTGAATTCGGTGACGAAGCGAACGCCGGGTGCGTGATTCCGTTTCCGGAAACACTCAGATATATTAATTATTAATATATTTTAAATGTAGCTTATTTTTAAATTTGGCTTTTCGAGATTTTCTGTTATAATAGTATTACATGCGTATTCTTAAACAATGTATTATAACATGTCTCCTTGCGGTATTGCCGGTTTTTGCGCTGTATGCGCAGTCGGAAGAGAATCGGATTTCCGAAAAAAAATCTGCCTGGCAGCTGCTTGAACCTGATGAAAAAGCTGCCTGTGCTTTTTCGGCTCCGCTGATTGCAATGAACGGACTGGAAATATGCGTTTTTAATCCTGAAGCCGGTGTGTTTGAATCACCCAGAAAAGGCCTGTCATTGAAGCTGCTGAATGAGTCCTGGTCCGTTTATTCTTATGCCGATTTGATTGCACAGATAGAAACACTTGAATCCGGCGGTCAGGCGGGGGCGTACCGGCGTTTGAAAAAGATGCTCGATGAAAATCGCGGATTGTCGGTAATGGAAATTGCAGAAAAAAACTGCCTTTCTACGCTTGAAACGATTCGGTTGTTTTACATACATTCCGTAGCCTCCCGGCTCGGTCAAAAAGGAATAGAAGCCTGGGATAAAGGACGAGAGCTTGCCTTGCTCCGATGGGCGGTTCCCGCCGGCTATATAACGGAAAAAGAAGCCGCTGAGCGCGCAAAAAAAATAACTGATGAGATTCTTACCGGATATACCGATTTTGAGGATTTTGCGGCTCACTATGCATTCGGCCGGGGATTTTTCGGCGCCGCGGATAATACGATCAATTCCAAAATGAAGGCCGTATGCGAATCCGTTGAAAGATGTATCCGTGAATACGGTATGGACGGTTTAAAATTCGCTTCTTCCGGCACGGAAAGTCCCATACTCACCTTATCTGAAGTAAAAGCGTATACCCCCGACAACGCATATTTTTCATGGTACGACGTGCATTCTTATCTTTCGTTTCGGAATAAAGAGGAGCAGGACGTCCAGATTGCCACCATTGATAACTATATAAAACAGTACGGCGCGCTCGCCGGTTTGTTTTATATGAAAGCCGAGCGTTATATGTATTTCGGGCGGTACCGCGACGCCGTGAAGATTTTCAGGGAATATGCTGCGCTTGTTGCCGAACGAACTGATTCCGAATCTTTTTTGCGCAGCGACTGGTTCTATTTATACGCCGTTGCGGCCAATAAAATGAACCTCCCCTTTGAAGCGCTTGAAGCGCTTTCCAACTTGAGTGCCGAGGACAAACGGGATCCGAAAATTTTATTTTATACGGGTTATACGTATTCAAAATGTATCGGCCGTTCCGCCGATTATGAAGTGAACGAACAATATGCGCAGAAAGCGCTTGATAATTATATCGCGGCCGGCAACGCCGGTTATGAATTGCCTGAACATATTATGAAATGGATACAAGGCAACTCAGAGGAAATGTAAAATATGAAAAAGAAACTGATAAGCACCGTATTCGTTTTTTGTGCGTTTGCAAGCGTTTGGTCACAGCAGATTCTTGAACCCGACGTACTCGGTAAGGTTCTTGCTTCCGTATTTGAGGTTGTCGTTGAAAAACCGGTGGAAAAAAACATCGAATACGAACGTGATTTGCCCTGGGCGCGTATTGCGTTTTCAATCAGAAATGATGCGTATTTGCCGTTGGGAACCGCGTTTCTGCTCGATACGGGAGAATTCTACTCTGCGGCGCACGTGTTCTCCCTGTACGAAGATTCCTTATACACGGATTATTATATTCGGGACGGCAGCGGAAAGACGTTTAAGGTTGATACCGTGACGAAGTTTTCCACAAATCGCGATTTCATATCTTTTACCGTCGAAGACTATACGCCGGAACAGGGCGCCGGACTTGCTGTTGCAGATGTTGCCGAGATGAATTCCGTCGTTTTTTCAGTCGGCAACGCGCTGGGAGACGGAATCGTAATCAGAAACGGTATTCTTACCAGCCGAACTTATGAAGTTGAAAACGGCGAATGGAAATGGCTCCGGTTTTCAGCGGCAGCGAGTCCCGGAAATTCAGGCGGCCCGCTTATTACCGCAGACGGCAGAGTACTCGGCATCGTTACGATGAAAAGTGAGAATGAAAATTTAAACTACGCGCTTCCTTTTGCGGAAACGGATTCCGTGGAAGCCGGCGTCGGTTTTATGTATAACAGTTTTTACTATTCGCTTCCGAATGTCCTTTCGGAAAAGTTTTACCATATTTTTGATCACACCGTATCGCTGCCGAAAAAACTGAAAGACGTGCAAAGCGAATTGACGGAAGCGTTTAATGCCTATGTTACGGACGTTGCCGCCGGAGTGCGTAAACAGTTTAACCCGTTGGGCCGTAAAGGCTTCGTATCGGCTTCCGGAAGTGCGGAAATATTGTCAAATTATTTCCTCATGAAGTTTCCGTATACGTTGTATCTGAATGAAGCGGGTAAGTGGGACTACGGATATCCGTCGTCGCAGGTGCATCAATTGCCGGGCAACGGAACCGTTCAGTTCGGAAATATGATGGGACTGTCGATGGGCATCATCCAGAAACCTGATAACGTTTCCATGGCGGAACTTCTTTCAAATCCGAAGCTTTATATGGATTATTCTCTTGCAGCAGATAAAATAACGCGTAATTTCAATTCGGAAAAAATCGCTGTTACTACGTTGGGCCAGCCTGCGGAATCATCGTCTTACGTTGATTATTTCGGCAGAACGTGGCAGGTGAA
This sequence is a window from Treponema brennaborense DSM 12168. Protein-coding genes within it:
- a CDS encoding beta-ketoacyl-ACP synthase III: MAVVIRGTGNAVPMKKLPNEALDPALETSDEWIRSHTGIGSRYVAAPDETTSLLGSMACKKALEHAKVPVKPDQIDLIICATATPDFHGFPSTACLIQTKLGAAKAAAFDVSAACSGFIYALETAAGLLERHGWKYALVCGAETLSRILDWNDRSTCVLFGDGAGAVLVENTDYNQKEKGIGSVVLGADGTGGGELYIDESNHIKMNGRAVYNFAVRVLSETVETLMQKEWLTIDDVDLIVCHQANSRILEAAAKRLKIDPAKIVNNMEDYGNTSAASIPITLADLAAQGRLKEGMVIISAGFGAGLTWGGCVIRW
- a CDS encoding ACP S-malonyltransferase, with protein sequence MVKKYAFLFPGQGAQAQGMMKDVCEAFPAARKCVDAISEIAGEDITKLLWDTEASVLSRSDRSQLAITAASLAVFSALKSKGIEPSVCAGFSLGEFPALCASGVLSFDDTIRVVKKRGEIMQKVCEAIAARNAGNAPGMAAIIGLPPEKVLEIAKASGEVYGANMNSARQTVVSGTAAGLTKAEELCKEAGARRFVRLAVAGPFHCPLMQEAADEFEKAIAAVTFKDPDVPLLSNVSGALAVSGAEIKKSAVLHLTHPVLWTSEEAVLGKMITGETDGGNAEWALLEAGPGKVLSGLWRDTEFGEKWAAVPVNTADAINAL
- the fabG gene encoding 3-oxoacyl-[acyl-carrier-protein] reductase — translated: MLLQGKKALVTGSSRGIGKEIARRFLEEGAEVWGLCSKPSAARAELEAYAAEKGSAFHEICADAGNAENLSETVKAALADAGCFDILVNNAGITRDGLSFRMSMDDWQKVLDVNLTGVFIVSQLVSSAMIRKRSGSIINMTSIVGLHGQGGQVNYSASKAGLIGLTKSLAKECGGRGVRVNAIAPGFIDTDMTRAVNEEARKVWLEGIPLKRAGQVSDIANAAVFLASDMSSYITAQVLGVDGGMGA
- the fabF gene encoding beta-ketoacyl-ACP synthase II; its protein translation is MRRVVVTGLGAVTPLGNNVADTWAGIRAGKSGIGAITHFDTVNSAVKIAGEVKDFDTSEFIDRKEARKMARFTQYAVIAAGQALKDAGLLEADALEPHNTGVFVGNGIGGFEVFEESCGKYFKSEGTRVPPLTIPMLIPNEAAGNICMRYGIKGPAPTIATACASGTDALGLALDSIRSGRVDVCLAGGTEGAVTGFGIASFAVLQTLASSFNDCPEKASRPFDVKREGFVMGEGSAMLLLEEYEHAKKRGATIYAEFAGYGGSSDAYHITSPDPSGDGGAAAMTAALKDAGVNPEDVQYYNAHGTSTPINDPAETAMIKKAFGDHAYKMKISSTKSMTGHCLGAAGAIEALICIKAINDGFYPPTINLEQPDLEHGCDLDYVPNKGVEGSITCAASGSLGFGGHNGVVVFKKV
- the fabZ gene encoding 3-hydroxyacyl-ACP dehydratase FabZ; amino-acid sequence: MSLTKDLESLLPHRSPFLFVDEIISADEKGSVAVRTFTDEDFFFKGHFPEYPVVPGVILIETMAQAGGAALSFQKVFAEGSLFFLGTVDKVKFRSQVRPGDTVRMEITNLRVSPRMIKQAGKAYVGDTLAAEAEWMCLVGSAN
- a CDS encoding Rpn family recombination-promoting nuclease/putative transposase; the encoded protein is MNADFPRWEDVTITNDFFFAYSMLHDTELCRLLLRTLLKLDAKEITYVNTQETLAAAPGSKSVRLDVLLETTNEIVNVEMQTTSEPNLFKRIRYYQSSIDIGTAQRGVDYDDLKKLYVLFICTKDPFGEGLPRYTLRTVCDEHTALDVRDERFAVVYNASAYENELDSETAAMLHYIAEGGTDTETAKSFAERVFKLKTDGAAKGVFMKYEIEIKRIRKEGFAEGLTEGESLGFAAGRNEGIAEGETRGMEKGRITGIAEGRTQGKSEEKYATAGNLLSMGVLTPEQIAAATELPLKTVQELASAKNEAL
- a CDS encoding DUF1266 domain-containing protein — its product is MRILKQCIITCLLAVLPVFALYAQSEENRISEKKSAWQLLEPDEKAACAFSAPLIAMNGLEICVFNPEAGVFESPRKGLSLKLLNESWSVYSYADLIAQIETLESGGQAGAYRRLKKMLDENRGLSVMEIAEKNCLSTLETIRLFYIHSVASRLGQKGIEAWDKGRELALLRWAVPAGYITEKEAAERAKKITDEILTGYTDFEDFAAHYAFGRGFFGAADNTINSKMKAVCESVERCIREYGMDGLKFASSGTESPILTLSEVKAYTPDNAYFSWYDVHSYLSFRNKEEQDVQIATIDNYIKQYGALAGLFYMKAERYMYFGRYRDAVKIFREYAALVAERTDSESFLRSDWFYLYAVAANKMNLPFEALEALSNLSAEDKRDPKILFYTGYTYSKCIGRSADYEVNEQYAQKALDNYIAAGNAGYELPEHIMKWIQGNSEEM
- a CDS encoding S1 family peptidase; translated protein: MKKKLISTVFVFCAFASVWSQQILEPDVLGKVLASVFEVVVEKPVEKNIEYERDLPWARIAFSIRNDAYLPLGTAFLLDTGEFYSAAHVFSLYEDSLYTDYYIRDGSGKTFKVDTVTKFSTNRDFISFTVEDYTPEQGAGLAVADVAEMNSVVFSVGNALGDGIVIRNGILTSRTYEVENGEWKWLRFSAAASPGNSGGPLITADGRVLGIVTMKSENENLNYALPFAETDSVEAGVGFMYNSFYYSLPNVLSEKFYHIFDHTVSLPKKLKDVQSELTEAFNAYVTDVAAGVRKQFNPLGRKGFVSASGSAEILSNYFLMKFPYTLYLNEAGKWDYGYPSSQVHQLPGNGTVQFGNMMGLSMGIIQKPDNVSMAELLSNPKLYMDYSLAADKITRNFNSEKIAVTTLGQPAESSSYVDYFGRTWQVNLWRLGFADSALLCYALPLPNGIYYMYDIASTGTIAACGKNDMSFVADFVYPCYTGKISEWQEFLSLPQELAGVPVDFLREFKIEMKADSVSIDTGVFTVDIPQSVLPLNEDSYFRATCAYTMRDDKLIFDNRSFDVFTNRRTDNYKYMNISKLKKPAAGALKNTVEIWEQKRDRITPFNSEPYNYEQYTYCDKVLYPAGVSFENRTDADVVYLLCTELGGQNKFEEISRFSERAESCIIELR